From the Leptospira biflexa serovar Patoc strain 'Patoc 1 (Paris)' genome, one window contains:
- a CDS encoding GNAT family N-acetyltransferase, with amino-acid sequence MSVKYPTGNKIYLRDLQVQDVGDRYYSWLSDPEINQYIETRFLLQSKDVIADFVKSKQGSTNEILWAICEKENNRHIGNIKLGPINWYHRFADISLFIGEKDCWFKGYSSESISLVVDFAFNTLNLHKVKAGAYSPNLGSIRSFEKNGFSQEGLLKNHFYSNGSYVDGVLLGLTREDYKLKRL; translated from the coding sequence ATGAGTGTAAAATACCCAACAGGAAATAAAATTTATCTCAGGGATCTTCAGGTACAAGATGTTGGAGATCGCTACTATTCCTGGTTAAGCGATCCAGAAATTAATCAATATATAGAAACAAGATTTCTTCTACAATCTAAGGATGTAATTGCAGATTTTGTAAAATCAAAACAGGGCAGCACAAATGAGATTCTTTGGGCAATATGTGAGAAGGAAAACAATCGCCATATTGGAAATATTAAACTTGGACCAATAAATTGGTATCACCGATTTGCGGATATTAGTTTGTTTATTGGTGAAAAGGATTGCTGGTTTAAAGGATATAGTTCTGAATCAATTTCTTTAGTCGTTGATTTTGCCTTTAATACATTAAATTTGCACAAGGTGAAAGCTGGAGCTTATTCTCCTAATCTCGGTTCAATTCGGTCGTTTGAAAAAAATGGATTTAGTCAAGAAGGATTATTAAAAAATCATTTTTATTCAAATGGAAGTTATGTTGATGGAGTGCTTCTTGGGCTTACCCGTGAAGATTATAAACTCAAACGTTTATAA
- a CDS encoding aldo/keto reductase produces MPWFMKIGLGTVQFGMDYGVSNQTGKTNQAEVNLILNKALELGIRKLDTAYLYGDSESVLGQNQKELNGFDVITKTRKFGNTAFTKDDAKLIRESFLESLSRLKLNKVYGLMFHDSSDLLKENSGYLWDELVSLKSEDKVTKVGVSVYSLNQTEEILKKYPIEIIQFPLNIYDHSFLQNGFLSKLKEIDIEIHVRSVFLQGLALMSSTELPAYFKSVKNHIQECQEMLRSRGVTMLEASLNFIKSIKQVDFAILGINNISQLLEIIDSYHSGKNFEGIDYSKFAIFDESITNPSKWKLK; encoded by the coding sequence ATGCCTTGGTTCATGAAAATTGGATTAGGTACTGTCCAATTCGGTATGGATTATGGGGTATCGAACCAAACGGGAAAAACAAATCAAGCCGAAGTGAATTTAATCTTAAATAAGGCACTTGAGTTAGGAATTCGAAAGTTAGACACTGCTTATTTATATGGAGATAGCGAATCTGTTCTTGGTCAAAATCAAAAAGAACTGAATGGCTTTGATGTAATTACAAAAACTCGAAAGTTTGGGAATACTGCATTTACTAAAGATGACGCAAAATTAATTCGTGAAAGTTTTTTAGAATCGCTGAGTCGTTTGAAATTAAATAAAGTATACGGTTTGATGTTTCATGATTCTTCCGATCTATTAAAAGAAAATTCTGGTTATTTATGGGATGAATTAGTATCACTTAAATCAGAAGACAAAGTCACTAAAGTTGGAGTTTCTGTTTACTCACTCAATCAAACGGAAGAAATTTTAAAAAAATATCCGATTGAAATCATCCAGTTTCCATTAAATATTTATGATCATTCCTTTCTGCAAAATGGATTTTTGTCAAAGTTGAAAGAAATCGATATTGAAATACATGTTCGATCTGTATTTTTACAGGGGTTGGCATTAATGTCATCCACTGAATTGCCTGCTTATTTTAAATCAGTAAAAAATCATATCCAAGAATGTCAGGAAATGTTGAGAAGTAGGGGCGTTACAATGCTCGAAGCTTCTTTGAATTTTATCAAATCCATTAAGCAAGTAGATTTTGCAATATTGGGTATTAACAATATTTCACAACTATTAGAAATAATCGATTCCTATCATTCCGGAAAAAATTTCGAAGGAATCGATTATTCTAAATTTGCAATTTTTGACGAGAGTATTACCAATCCTTCCAAATGGAAACTCAAATGA
- the pseC gene encoding UDP-4-amino-4,6-dideoxy-N-acetyl-beta-L-altrosamine transaminase, which produces MIPYGKQNINEADINSVIEVLKSDFLTQGPVVEDFEKAIAGYCNAKYAVSVSNATAALHLSCLALGLSKGKLAWTSPNTFVATPNSVLYTGAEVDFVDIDPNSYNISFDELRKKLVEAKAKRKVPDVLLPVHFSGQSCEMEEIYQLSKEYGFHIIEDASHAVGAKYNDKPVGSCEYSDLCVFSFHPVKIITTGEGGVITTNRKDLYDLLIRLRSHGITRNPDLMTKESDGEWYYQQLELGYNYRLTELQAALGLSQLKRLDEFVLRRNQIAERYNILLKDFSIKLPTVLTKNYSSYHLFVIQIDESKCKKSHKEVFSDLRKNGIGVQLHYIPVHTQPYYQSLGFKIGSFPASEKYYAAAISLPVYFDLKDSEQDKVVETLKVCLGS; this is translated from the coding sequence ATGATTCCTTATGGCAAACAGAATATAAATGAAGCAGATATAAATTCGGTAATTGAAGTTTTAAAATCTGATTTTTTAACGCAAGGTCCAGTTGTCGAAGATTTTGAAAAAGCTATCGCTGGTTATTGTAATGCAAAATATGCGGTTAGTGTTTCTAATGCAACTGCTGCTCTTCATTTGTCATGTTTGGCTTTAGGTCTTAGTAAGGGTAAATTAGCTTGGACATCTCCGAATACGTTTGTTGCAACCCCCAATTCTGTTCTGTATACAGGTGCAGAGGTTGATTTTGTTGATATTGATCCCAATTCCTATAATATCTCTTTCGATGAATTGAGGAAAAAGTTAGTCGAGGCAAAAGCAAAACGAAAAGTTCCTGATGTTTTGCTTCCTGTACATTTTAGTGGTCAATCCTGTGAGATGGAAGAAATCTATCAATTATCAAAAGAATATGGGTTTCATATAATCGAGGATGCTTCACATGCGGTAGGAGCAAAGTATAATGATAAGCCTGTTGGTAGTTGTGAATATTCTGATTTGTGTGTTTTTAGTTTTCACCCTGTAAAAATTATTACAACGGGTGAAGGTGGAGTCATTACAACGAATCGGAAAGATTTATATGATCTTTTGATTCGGCTTAGGTCACATGGGATAACTAGAAATCCCGATCTAATGACAAAAGAGTCTGATGGCGAATGGTATTATCAGCAATTGGAATTAGGTTATAATTACAGGTTAACAGAATTACAGGCAGCCCTTGGATTGTCACAGTTAAAAAGACTCGATGAATTTGTTTTAAGAAGAAATCAGATTGCGGAAAGATACAATATTCTTCTAAAAGATTTTTCAATAAAGTTGCCAACTGTATTAACTAAAAACTATTCTTCTTACCACCTATTTGTGATTCAAATTGATGAGTCAAAATGTAAAAAAAGCCATAAAGAAGTTTTTTCAGATTTAAGAAAAAATGGAATAGGAGTCCAACTTCACTATATTCCAGTACATACCCAACCATATTATCAATCATTAGGTTTTAAAATAGGTTCATTCCCTGCGTCAGAGAAGTATTATGCGGCAGCTATTAGTTTGCCGGTTTATTTTGATTTAAAGGATTCAGAACAAGATAAAGTTGTTGAAACTTTAAAGGTATGCCTTGGTTCATGA
- the pseB gene encoding UDP-N-acetylglucosamine 4,6-dehydratase (inverting) has product MSVKSILVTGGTGSFGKRFITRLIKAYPDVKRVVVFSRDELKQYEMSMEFPSDEYPQIRFFIGDVRDKSRLLYALEGIDTVIHAAALKQVPAAEYNPFEAIKTNVLGAQNLIESCIEKGVKNVVALSTDKAAAPINLYGATKLCSDKLFIAANLYKGNHDIKFSVVRYGNVMGSRGSVIPFFQKHKEKGFLPITHPEMTRFNITLDEGVDLVFYALQNMWGGEIFVPKIPSYRILDVAEAVAPGLETRIVGIRPGEKLHEEMITETDALSTLEFDKYFVILPSFKTSWDVKDFKKKFNGDFCKENFRYNSGENHEWLSVEEIRNLITSKVSAGLV; this is encoded by the coding sequence ATGAGTGTAAAATCGATATTAGTAACTGGTGGAACGGGATCTTTTGGAAAAAGGTTTATAACAAGATTGATCAAAGCATATCCAGATGTAAAACGTGTAGTTGTTTTTTCTCGCGATGAGTTAAAACAGTATGAGATGTCTATGGAGTTCCCTAGTGATGAATACCCACAAATTCGGTTTTTTATTGGCGATGTCAGAGATAAATCACGACTCCTTTATGCTTTGGAAGGGATTGATACCGTAATCCATGCAGCAGCGTTAAAACAAGTTCCTGCTGCTGAGTATAATCCATTTGAAGCAATCAAAACAAATGTATTGGGTGCTCAGAATTTAATTGAATCGTGCATTGAAAAAGGTGTGAAGAATGTTGTCGCACTTTCCACAGATAAAGCAGCAGCTCCTATCAACTTGTACGGTGCCACTAAGCTTTGTAGTGATAAACTCTTTATTGCTGCAAATCTTTATAAGGGAAATCATGATATTAAATTTTCTGTGGTTCGCTATGGAAATGTTATGGGTTCACGTGGTTCAGTGATTCCTTTTTTTCAAAAGCATAAAGAAAAAGGATTCTTGCCAATTACTCATCCTGAGATGACTCGTTTTAACATTACGTTAGATGAAGGTGTGGATTTGGTATTCTATGCTCTACAAAATATGTGGGGAGGAGAGATCTTTGTACCTAAAATTCCAAGCTATCGAATCTTAGATGTAGCAGAAGCAGTGGCTCCTGGATTAGAAACAAGGATAGTTGGAATTCGTCCGGGAGAAAAATTACATGAGGAGATGATTACGGAAACGGATGCATTGAGTACGCTAGAGTTCGACAAATATTTTGTCATTCTGCCTTCGTTTAAAACTTCATGGGATGTCAAAGATTTTAAGAAGAAGTTTAACGGGGATTTTTGTAAGGAAAACTTTCGTTATAATAGTGGAGAAAATCACGAATGGTTAAGTGTGGAAGAAATCCGTAATCTGATCACCTCGAAAGTAAGTGCTGGATTGGTTTGA
- the fcl gene encoding GDP-L-fucose synthase, with product MKKNSKIYVAGHNGLVGSALVRVLKQQGFTNVIGRTRSELDLTNQLEVNQFFEKERPEYVFLAAAKVGGIHANNSYPAEFIFSNLQIQNNIIDATYRYQGKKLCFLGSSCIYPKFAKQPMDEGQLLDGKLEPTNEPYAVAKIAGIVMCQSYNRQYGTEFFSVMPTNLYGPGDNYHPQNSHVLPALLRRFHEAKVNGLPEVVIWGTGNPLREFLYSDDMARACVFLMQNYSEFQESRGGEHVNVGSGIEVSIRELAETLKDVVGYHGKLTFDLTKPDGTPRKLLDVSKLHRMGWKHEVELREGIRLAYDDFLQNGGIER from the coding sequence ATGAAAAAAAACTCAAAAATCTATGTCGCAGGGCACAATGGACTCGTAGGCTCCGCATTGGTCCGAGTCTTAAAACAACAAGGATTTACCAATGTGATTGGTAGAACCAGAAGTGAACTTGATTTAACGAACCAATTAGAAGTGAATCAATTCTTTGAAAAAGAACGCCCTGAATATGTTTTCCTTGCCGCAGCCAAAGTCGGTGGAATCCATGCAAATAATTCCTACCCCGCTGAGTTTATATTCTCAAACTTACAAATCCAAAATAATATTATTGATGCAACCTATCGATATCAGGGCAAAAAGCTATGTTTTTTAGGTTCCTCTTGCATTTACCCTAAATTTGCAAAGCAACCTATGGACGAAGGTCAACTGTTAGATGGAAAACTTGAACCGACAAATGAGCCATATGCCGTGGCAAAAATTGCGGGAATTGTGATGTGCCAAAGTTACAATAGACAATACGGCACCGAGTTTTTTTCAGTGATGCCAACAAACCTTTATGGACCCGGTGATAATTATCATCCGCAAAATTCGCACGTCTTACCTGCATTACTTCGTAGGTTTCATGAGGCAAAGGTGAATGGCCTTCCTGAAGTAGTCATTTGGGGTACGGGCAATCCACTTCGCGAGTTTTTGTACTCGGATGATATGGCAAGGGCATGTGTTTTTTTGATGCAAAACTACAGTGAGTTTCAAGAATCTCGTGGTGGAGAACATGTAAATGTTGGATCTGGGATTGAAGTGAGCATTCGGGAACTTGCCGAAACTCTCAAAGATGTAGTGGGTTATCATGGTAAACTTACGTTTGATTTAACAAAACCAGACGGAACGCCTAGAAAGTTATTGGATGTTTCTAAATTACATAGAATGGGTTGGAAACACGAAGTGGAGTTGAGAGAAGGAATTCGATTGGCATATGATGATTTCCTGCAAAATGGTGGAATTGAAAGGTAA
- the rfbB gene encoding dTDP-glucose 4,6-dehydratase, with product MEFKNVLVTGSAGFIGSNFVPYFLETHPHVHVVSLDKITYAGNLDNLSSIISEKRHTFVNGDICDAELVGSLFETYKFDLVVHFAAESHVDNSIINPKIFLETNVIGTFQLLQTAYSTWFSAPFQRKPGFEAAKFIHISTDEVFGSLGESGFFTEDSPYQPNSPYSASKASSDHIVRSYYHTYGLPMIITNCSNNYGPKQHNEKLIPTIIRNALEDKNIPIYGTGMNIRDWLFVMDHVKGIEKVILYGKLGETYNIGGNNELTNNQVVNVICNHLDKVIPRGNGKSYSELIMYVSDRPGHDKRYAIDATKMKKDLNWIPEETFETGIVKTIDWYLKKYKN from the coding sequence ATGGAATTCAAGAATGTTTTGGTGACAGGGAGTGCCGGATTCATTGGATCCAATTTTGTTCCTTACTTTTTGGAAACACATCCCCATGTTCATGTTGTCAGTTTGGATAAAATTACGTATGCAGGGAATCTGGATAACTTAAGTTCTATTATTTCCGAAAAACGACATACATTTGTAAATGGTGATATATGTGATGCAGAACTCGTCGGCTCATTGTTTGAAACATACAAGTTTGATTTGGTTGTTCATTTTGCTGCGGAAAGTCATGTCGATAATTCCATAATAAATCCAAAGATCTTTTTAGAAACTAATGTGATTGGAACGTTTCAGCTTTTGCAGACGGCCTATTCAACTTGGTTCTCGGCTCCGTTCCAACGAAAACCAGGATTTGAGGCGGCTAAATTCATTCATATATCGACAGATGAAGTTTTTGGTTCTTTAGGTGAATCTGGGTTTTTCACAGAAGACTCACCTTATCAACCAAATTCACCATATAGCGCAAGTAAGGCTTCATCAGATCATATTGTAAGAAGTTATTATCATACCTATGGTTTGCCGATGATCATTACTAATTGTTCCAATAATTATGGACCAAAACAACATAATGAAAAATTGATCCCTACCATTATTAGAAACGCACTAGAGGACAAGAACATTCCGATTTATGGAACGGGAATGAATATACGAGACTGGCTTTTTGTCATGGATCATGTCAAAGGAATAGAAAAGGTGATTTTATATGGTAAACTTGGTGAGACATACAATATCGGTGGAAACAATGAACTTACAAACAACCAAGTTGTGAATGTCATTTGTAATCATTTAGATAAAGTAATCCCAAGAGGAAACGGAAAATCATATTCGGAACTCATTATGTATGTGTCCGATAGGCCTGGGCATGATAAACGTTATGCGATTGATGCAACTAAAATGAAAAAAGATCTGAATTGGATTCCGGAAGAAACATTTGAAACTGGAATTGTCAAAACCATCGATTGGTATTTGAAAAAATATAAGAATTAA
- the rfbA gene encoding glucose-1-phosphate thymidylyltransferase RfbA — MKGIILAGGSGTRLYPLTRGVVKQLLPVYDKPMIYYPLSVLMLAGIREILIISTPNDTKRFEDLFGDGSDLGLKIQYIIQPSPDGLAQAFLLGEDFIGNDDACLVLGDNIFYGDGLIQMLSDTILEVKESQKAVVYGYTVKDPERYGVAELDSEMNVLSIEEKPLKPKSNVAVVGLYFYPQDVIKLAKHVVPSPRGELEITSLNQLYLEQSRLKCKLLGRGYAWLDTGTYDSLLEASNFIEVIEKRQGLKIACLEEIAFRKGFIGLETLKKHATLNQKNQYGVYLQEIVNSVMR, encoded by the coding sequence TTGAAAGGGATTATTTTGGCAGGCGGGTCTGGAACAAGATTGTATCCACTCACCAGGGGAGTCGTTAAACAACTACTCCCCGTGTATGACAAACCGATGATCTATTATCCATTGTCTGTCCTCATGCTTGCAGGGATCAGGGAAATATTGATTATATCCACTCCGAATGATACGAAACGATTCGAGGATCTTTTTGGGGATGGAAGCGATTTAGGCTTAAAAATTCAATACATAATACAACCTTCTCCAGATGGTCTAGCGCAAGCTTTTTTATTAGGAGAAGATTTTATAGGCAATGATGACGCATGCCTCGTATTAGGTGATAATATCTTTTACGGAGACGGTTTGATTCAGATGTTATCTGATACTATTTTGGAAGTAAAAGAGTCCCAAAAAGCAGTCGTATACGGATATACGGTAAAGGATCCAGAACGATATGGGGTTGCAGAATTGGATTCTGAAATGAATGTTTTGTCAATAGAAGAAAAACCTCTGAAGCCTAAAAGTAATGTCGCTGTAGTTGGTTTGTATTTTTATCCGCAGGATGTAATCAAACTGGCAAAACATGTAGTTCCATCGCCAAGAGGGGAGCTAGAGATCACATCTCTCAACCAATTGTATTTAGAACAATCGCGACTTAAATGTAAACTTTTGGGGCGGGGGTACGCTTGGCTCGACACAGGAACTTACGATAGTTTGTTGGAAGCATCTAATTTCATTGAGGTGATTGAAAAAAGACAAGGTTTGAAAATTGCCTGTTTAGAAGAAATCGCATTTCGTAAAGGTTTTATCGGTTTGGAAACTTTAAAAAAACATGCGACACTGAATCAAAAAAATCAGTACGGTGTCTATCTGCAAGAAATTGTGAATTCGGTGATGAGATAA
- a CDS encoding MarR family EPS-associated transcriptional regulator — MKENFQYNDHHLKLLQLLEENPHLSQRDASDVLGLSLGKVNYILKAFLDKGLIKMNNFRNNKNKLAYTYLLTPQGIEEKARMTLHFYEIKKREYEELRAEVEKLGESVEGLG, encoded by the coding sequence ATGAAAGAAAATTTCCAATACAACGACCATCACCTGAAGCTTCTCCAGCTTTTAGAAGAGAATCCCCATTTATCACAAAGGGATGCATCCGATGTTCTCGGACTAAGTCTCGGTAAGGTGAATTATATTTTGAAAGCCTTTTTAGACAAAGGCCTTATCAAGATGAATAACTTTCGTAACAATAAAAATAAACTCGCGTATACCTATTTACTCACACCACAAGGCATCGAAGAAAAGGCTAGAATGACCCTTCATTTTTATGAAATCAAAAAAAGGGAATATGAGGAACTTCGTGCGGAAGTGGAAAAGTTAGGGGAAAGTGTGGAGGGTTTGGGTTGA
- a CDS encoding acyltransferase family protein has product MDRLRPASPLQMYRKEIDGLRAIAIIAVILNHIKHEMSPNGYLGVDLFFVISGYVITKSLLEKETTSFVSFLKQFWTRRVKRLLPALLFTVVVSVTITFLFSSHESHHTTMSIETGLFSLIGMGNLFLANMATDYFSTTAELNAFTHTWSLGVEEQFYLFFPILFWLFFHQKKRVIPFFIILSALTLLSIFVYRNNFDKQPIKAFYFVHNRFWELSLGSLVFLICDALQNNSNQIRKLYQLTANVVLPVCLVSLLYFLLNPNAKTHPSINDTLLVSLLTSAILLFSHETNKVIGFLQWKPLQWIGLLSYSLYLWHWPVITFFRWTYGITTTLIPLILFLCFAFAMISYYWIETPARKKEWKWKHWNANGRFSPVSIGISSSIILILLIRLGLYPFYLNGKFFLGETANLESKGVHNLLQPVSFGEEIWDPNQCVLVNNKDLSKQISMKTCTLGKKFNHKRNSLVIGNSYSVAMAPMFQSLIESNSSVTITSSLGSAPTPNLSFTSKWENTSHYYWDQLIPELIKELKPNDHVIMVFDINGLTDEVENIKLFQVELNNFISQLKAKKINLILQHTIPFMRDSNCTPDMAIKQWWHFHLDPPCHYFSKEETIFKRKPLTTALQELQNRHSNFYVLDLLDVFCPDTVCRFQHPNGQFLYRDEFSHPSKEASKLAKGTLLKLVESIKE; this is encoded by the coding sequence ATGGATCGATTGCGTCCAGCATCTCCATTACAGATGTATAGGAAGGAAATAGACGGTCTTCGGGCCATCGCAATCATCGCAGTCATTCTCAATCATATCAAACATGAAATGAGTCCGAACGGTTATTTGGGTGTCGATTTATTCTTTGTCATTTCAGGTTATGTCATCACCAAATCACTTTTAGAAAAGGAAACCACCTCTTTCGTTTCCTTTCTCAAACAATTTTGGACAAGAAGAGTCAAACGACTGTTACCTGCTCTCCTCTTCACAGTGGTGGTTTCCGTCACGATCACCTTTCTTTTCTCTTCGCACGAATCCCACCATACAACCATGAGCATCGAAACAGGATTATTTTCCCTTATTGGAATGGGTAACTTATTCCTCGCAAACATGGCGACCGATTATTTTAGTACAACAGCAGAGCTCAATGCATTCACACACACATGGTCACTTGGAGTGGAGGAACAATTTTATCTCTTTTTTCCTATTTTGTTTTGGCTTTTTTTTCACCAAAAAAAACGAGTGATCCCTTTTTTCATCATACTCTCAGCACTCACGTTACTATCGATCTTTGTTTATCGCAATAACTTTGATAAACAACCAATCAAAGCATTTTACTTTGTGCACAATCGTTTTTGGGAATTGAGTTTAGGATCTCTTGTCTTTTTGATTTGTGATGCATTGCAAAACAATTCAAATCAAATTCGAAAACTCTATCAACTGACGGCAAACGTTGTTTTACCTGTCTGCCTTGTCAGTCTTTTATACTTTTTATTGAATCCAAATGCAAAAACTCATCCATCAATCAATGATACACTTCTTGTTTCCCTTTTAACATCTGCCATTTTGTTATTCTCACATGAAACAAATAAGGTCATTGGATTTTTACAATGGAAACCTCTTCAATGGATTGGACTATTATCTTATTCTTTGTATCTTTGGCACTGGCCTGTCATCACCTTCTTTCGATGGACCTATGGTATCACCACAACATTGATTCCACTGATTCTTTTCTTATGTTTTGCTTTCGCGATGATTTCCTATTATTGGATAGAAACTCCAGCTAGAAAAAAGGAATGGAAATGGAAACATTGGAATGCAAACGGAAGATTTTCTCCCGTTTCTATAGGAATCTCAAGCTCAATCATACTCATTCTTTTAATTCGATTAGGGTTGTATCCATTTTATTTAAATGGTAAATTCTTTCTTGGTGAAACAGCCAATTTAGAATCGAAAGGAGTCCATAACCTTCTCCAGCCCGTTTCCTTTGGCGAAGAAATTTGGGATCCCAATCAATGCGTACTCGTAAACAATAAAGATCTGTCGAAACAAATATCGATGAAAACATGCACTTTGGGGAAAAAGTTCAATCACAAACGAAATTCTTTGGTCATTGGAAATTCTTATAGCGTTGCCATGGCACCAATGTTCCAATCGTTGATCGAATCAAACTCTTCTGTAACGATTACCTCGTCCTTAGGAAGCGCACCTACACCGAACCTATCCTTTACAAGCAAATGGGAAAACACGAGCCATTACTATTGGGATCAATTGATTCCAGAACTGATCAAAGAATTAAAGCCAAATGACCATGTGATTATGGTTTTTGATATCAATGGCCTCACGGATGAAGTTGAAAATATAAAATTGTTTCAGGTTGAACTCAACAATTTCATTAGTCAATTGAAAGCAAAAAAAATCAATCTCATCTTACAACATACGATTCCGTTTATGAGAGATTCAAACTGTACGCCCGACATGGCGATCAAACAATGGTGGCACTTTCACTTAGATCCTCCTTGCCACTATTTCTCCAAAGAAGAGACGATATTCAAAAGAAAACCACTCACTACGGCTCTCCAAGAACTACAAAATCGGCATTCCAATTTTTATGTTTTGGATCTATTGGATGTTTTTTGCCCAGATACAGTGTGTCGATTCCAACATCCCAATGGACAATTTTTATACCGTGATGAATTTTCTCACCCAAGTAAGGAAGCAAGTAAACTGGCAAAAGGAACCCTTTTGAAACTTGTAGAATCGATCAAAGAATGA
- a CDS encoding lysophospholipid acyltransferase family protein: MKPKTHTIPYDFLIKLVSLAKGLVFHSIEENFPENEELEAPYPSALLCNHVSEADVVSLSMVYPRLNPKIKMIIPAREDILKRGFLQKEFRAKGFLKWILKFIDATNIIPILLRYIGAVPIKRPFRDNARELIKKGELRDKVDSEWTDLVAHIRKGRNLFMFPEGTYNHDGFLNQVKRGAYYIKSKIDKLHFNSFTLTYDHLSYKKTKLYIKYGKPFEIPNDMPADQVVKLVAETLGKHYTVTLGNLTSFVLLKLGTETKIKKQQLVQLLSQFKLHLEKQFPEITIASELRKENFQSQLELIFSKLKKVNFIDWEDEVIKTKEILYHIPKSLHNLKKSNIVLYHKNQLTAHLTKLEQIWNQLAMETGVKT, translated from the coding sequence ATGAAGCCTAAAACACATACGATCCCTTATGACTTTCTCATCAAACTTGTAAGTCTCGCGAAAGGCCTCGTATTCCATTCCATTGAAGAAAACTTTCCTGAAAATGAAGAGTTGGAAGCGCCATACCCATCCGCCCTACTATGCAATCATGTATCCGAAGCAGACGTTGTTTCCCTCTCCATGGTCTATCCAAGACTCAATCCAAAAATCAAAATGATCATTCCTGCAAGAGAAGACATTTTAAAACGTGGATTTTTACAGAAAGAATTTCGTGCCAAAGGATTCCTCAAGTGGATTCTAAAATTCATTGATGCAACCAATATCATTCCCATTTTACTGCGATACATTGGGGCGGTTCCCATCAAACGGCCGTTCCGTGACAATGCTAGAGAACTCATTAAAAAAGGAGAACTCCGCGACAAAGTGGATAGTGAATGGACTGATCTTGTGGCCCATATTCGAAAAGGACGTAATTTGTTTATGTTTCCAGAAGGAACCTATAACCATGATGGTTTTTTAAACCAAGTCAAACGAGGTGCCTACTACATCAAATCCAAAATTGACAAACTTCACTTCAATAGTTTTACATTAACCTATGATCACTTATCATACAAAAAAACTAAACTTTATATCAAATATGGTAAACCTTTTGAAATACCAAATGATATGCCGGCTGACCAAGTGGTCAAACTGGTTGCTGAAACATTGGGGAAACATTATACAGTCACTCTTGGAAATTTAACATCCTTCGTATTATTAAAATTGGGAACGGAAACAAAAATTAAAAAACAACAATTGGTTCAATTATTATCCCAGTTCAAACTCCATTTGGAAAAACAATTTCCTGAAATCACGATTGCCTCCGAATTACGCAAAGAAAACTTCCAATCACAATTGGAATTGATTTTTTCAAAATTAAAAAAGGTAAATTTTATCGATTGGGAAGATGAAGTGATCAAAACTAAAGAAATTTTGTATCATATCCCAAAATCGCTCCACAATTTAAAAAAATCAAATATCGTCTTGTACCATAAAAACCAACTCACAGCGCACTTAACAAAATTAGAACAAATTTGGAACCAACTGGCAATGGAAACAGGAGTCAAAACATGA